CTCATTTTATTCGCTAATTGATCTTTTTCTTCTCCTTCTAGGATGATAATCTCCAGATTATCGATTCCTTTTGCCTTTGGCGCTGTTCTTGCCGCCATTGCCATTAGCTCTGCTACTCTGAAAACAGCATTTCTTTCCGTTATTTCTTTCCGATAAATCATTAAAATACCTCCTCAACTCTTTCTATGTTGTATCATTCATTTCTTCTCTTTAATATACTTCGAGATAAAAGAAAAAACTCCTGCTTTTTGCAGAAGTTTACCCGCTGAATACCTTATATCTTTTATTCTTCACTTCCCGAATATGAAAACAACCGGTTGTAAGTCCACTTATTAAACAAACTAACCAAAAGGTTATTGTCCGAAAAATCAGTGTCAATGCCAGCGCGAGAGAAGGAGACATCCCAGCAATCGTTAATAACCCTACCATAGTTCCTTCAAAGGTGCCCACGCTTCCCGGCAAAGCAGGTATCATTGCAACCGTATAGGCAATAAATACAACAGCCGCAGCCACCCAGAAACGAACGTCTATTCCTAAATCGGCCGTTAAGATAATCATTTTCAAGGGATATAAGAACCAAATAACACTAGCTAGTACTAATTGCACTGTCATCTCAACCTTGTCAGCTCTAATTCGCAGCCAATAATTTTGCAAACCATCCCTTATCTTCCCAATACTTTTTATCTTATCGACATGTTTCCTCTTAAGCATTTTGTATGCATATATTCCGATCGTACTAATAAAGACAAGGAAACCTGCATAGCAGAGCAGGTATTTCCAGTGATTTTCGCTAAAGTTCCATGCCCATTCAATCGATATGTTCGTCCAAAAATGCAACAGATACAAACTGGATAGCAACAATGTGTATCCAAGAAACACCAAACCACTAATACTTTTTTGTACCATTAGCAATGATGTGGCTTCTTCTCCTGTCCAACGTAAACGTTCTTTAAGCCACCATACTTTAACAGCTTCTCCACCTAGTTTAACCGATGGTGTTATTGACTCAACGAAACTACCAGCCATATTCATTTGAAGCATTTGCCTAGTCGTTACTTCGCGATGATTTGACCAAGCTAGCCTTTTCCATTGGTACGCAATTAGTACTTGAGTTATTATCTGCAAAAAAACCAACAACAGAAGCGTTTTCGTGCTTACACTTTTAAATCCGTCGATCACAGAGGCTATATCCGTCTGCCATATAAGTAGCAACACTAACAGACTTCCAAGAATTGTCGCTATTCCCTTTTGAATCCGACTCATAATCTTTTCCTCCACAAACCATCATACAAGTTCCTTTTATCGTTTTTTGAGGGTTCAACAAAAGTTTTTTATTTCTAGATAGCATTTCGTTACTATATTTCCCGCAGGATCGATCATAAAACTTTTCCATCCATGCACGCGGAAATCTAGCCAAAATTTTTGTTCCTGGATATGTGTTTTTCTGAAGATGAGCCAAAATCTCTTCCCTATTTTTAACCTGAAGTGCTATATGAATCACTTGATAGTTTTTAGGATCAAAACTCTGACCACATCCAAAATATACATTTATATCTTCCTGTACACCCATTCGCTGTAAAAGATCAGAAGCGTGCTGCACAGCCTCTTGATCACAGTCCAAAACATCCACCTTAGCCCCTGTTTGACGATGGATTTCAATAGCTGTAGCCGGAAATGCGCCGCCACCAATACAGAGTACCCGATCCTGTTGTTTAATACTGCCTATTCGTATTTCATCTCTGACAATCTTTTCATAGTAGTATTGAAACAAAGGGTAAGAAAAAGTACAGTGAGACAAAGCTATTTCTAACAAGCGAGTTGCCTGAGGTATCATACGAAAGCTCCTTTCAAACTTAGCTAATGATGGCTGTCACTATATTGGCAACCTGAAAAAACAAACCACCTAAAATAAAAGCACTGATCGTAGTCCCTACAGCAACAAGCAGTCCTATTTTAGCGCCAAATTCTTTTACCAAAACGCCCAGCACGGCTAGGCAAGGCATATAAAATAAAGCCACCACAGCACCCGTAAAAAGCTGGACGCTCGATAGTCCAAGTTCAAGTAAAGGAAGTACCGCAAGTTCTCTACGAACAATTCCTAGTATTAAGCCTAGTGTTGCTTCAGGCGGTAATCCTAACCATCCTTCAACTAAGGGAGACAGGACAACTCCTACCTGTACTAATGCTCCCGTCTCAGCTAACAGAGCTGCAAAACCGACACCTAAAACCATCGGTACTTCTGCCTCAACAATAAAATGCTTCACTCGCAATTTTATTTTTTTTACCAGTGTTTGTCGATCTGGAAGCAATAAATTAGGTATCTCTAAAAGCATAGGATCACTTTTACCTGGTATAAAGCGGTTCAGCATCATACCGGATGCAAAAATGGCTGCAAACGAAACAAGGTACACGGCGATTAATAAAAACACTGAATGGTCCCCTAGTAGCGCTATAAAAGCTCCTGTCTGTGCAGCGCAAGGTACCGCAAAAGCTACCATTGATGCAACCATCAAGCGTTCCTTTTGCGTTGTCGCCGCCCTAGTGCCTAAAATTGCAGGAATTGCACATCCATACCCCATGATCATAGGTACAATATTACCACCTTGTATGCCTAGCTTTCTGAAAACACCGTCTACCAGCACTCCTAGTCGTGGCAAGTACCCACTATCTTCCATAAAAGAAAGAACTACATAAAATAATAAAACATAAGGAAGAATAAGTGCAAAGGGCCATTCGATACCTTTGACAAGCATACCATATTCGCCCATCAGTACGTTATATAAGATGCCCTCTGTTACAAAGAGCTGTACAATCCGATCTAAAAACGGAACGATCACCTGGTGTACCAAAGGTAATAAGATAGCACCTCTTAACCCTTTTCCACCACCTACAACAATTCCTAAGGCTATACTCATCACTAAGAAGGCAATGGGTATCCCGGGAAAAGGTCTCATCGTAGCATCCCCCAATTTTTCTAGCCAGGTAGGATGTCGATGCTCAACTAGCTGTACTTCACGAATAACTTTTCCTACCCATATCCAGCGATCATCTTCGGATTTTGCCCATTCTTTTTTTTGAAAAGAACGCTTCTCCTCAATCGACTGAATCGTTGCTTCCATAAGCTCCGAAAGACCAATATTTCGAACAGCTACTGTTGGAATAACCGGAGCATCCAGATATTTCTGTAAAGAATCTACATTAATAGTAATTCCTTGCCTTTTCGCAACATCTATCATGTTTAGTGCAAAAATAACCGGAATAGGCTTTTTAAGCATTTCAGTGCTTAAATGTTGTATTTGTGAAGCAAAAAACAAATTTCTCTCCAAGTTTGTAGCGTCTAGCACAACAATGATCGCATCCGCTGCTTCTTGTTTCACCATATCTATCGCTACTTTTTCCGCTTCTGAGGAGGCATCAAGAGAGTAGGTTCCGGGAACATCGATCAGATCACCTTGTTTACCTCTAAACTGCCAGTCCCCCTTAGTAAAGCTTACGGTCGTTCCAGTGTAGTTGGCACTTTCCACTTCAACGCCTGTTAGCTTACTAAATATAACGCTTTTCCCTACATTCGGATTCCCCATTAATAGGATGCGATACCCTGAAGCTTTTGGTTCTAATTCTGATTGAGTTGAATGGCAATTCAATTAAGCATCCTCCTTGACTATAATCTGTTCTGCCAGCTCTCTGGCCAAAGCAAAACTCCTATTACCAATTGCTACTACTACCGGCCCTCCAAAGGGCTGTTTTGTTTTAAGGGCTATAGACTGACCTTTTCTAAAACCCATAGCATCTAACAAAGGAACTTCAGGAAGTGATTCAATGATACACTGACATTTCTTCTTCATTGTATATAGTGACATTTCCAATCCCCCATAATTTTTATATAAAACAATGATTATCTTTCTCAATTGCAATATAAGTTTATCACTAAATCCCTTCCTTTTCAACCTATTTATTTCTTTCTTGTGGTTTTTTTCTCTACACCCTTTGGTATTTGCTAATGTTTTCTACCTTTTGTCTGATTGTTAGGATTTAGTGGGCAATGCTTACATGCCTCTAATCGATGAACCAGATCACTACTGGCTCGCTTAGAAAAAACACATGGAATGCTCATTTGTTTTGCTTTTTCTTTCACCAGCTGCGTCATATTATGCTCGATGAAATCTGTAAATATAATAACAAGATCTGTTTGTTCCGGAATATCCATTTTTCTCATCCCTTTTTTTCTTCCGGTCCAATGAACATATTCTTCTATTCCAAAACTCTGAAGTGCATTCGGTATACTTCCTAATCTATCAGCTCCTACAAGTAATGCTTTCATTTACTTCTCCTCCTTCAATTTGGTGATCTATTTTTTATAACAGAGTTACATATCGCAGAACTCAAACAATATCAACAGTGATATTCAATAAGAACGATATCATTGATAATGATTATCATTATTGTATCCTTTTGTATTGTTTTTGTCAATAAAAAAAGATCTTTCGCCTTGCTAAAGATCTTACGTACTGCACTTATATGGTATTATCGATGTTATTAAACCCCATCTCGTTTTTAGGGTTTTGTCTTATACTAGTTTTTTCATGACAACGACAAGTATTAATACGGCTACAGAAGTCATTACAATGGTTCCACCGGGAGCTAAAGAAGCATAGAAAGAGATGACTAATCCCCCCATTACAGAAATTAACCCAAATACTAAAGATGCTATAAATGTCACGCGAAAACTTGCTTTTAATTGAAGGCTGGTAGCTACAGGTATTACCATCAGAGATGATACCATTAGTATTCCAACAATTCTCATAGAAATGGAAATAGTCATCGCCACAAGAACTGTAAAAATAAAGTTGATTCTTTTCACCGGAACGCCCGCAAGGCGTGCAGCTGTTTCATCAAAGGCCATATAAAATAATGATCGATAGTAAAACAATACAGTAGCTAAAATAATGCCTCCCAAGATTGAAATGCTGACTAAATCCTGATAAGACACCAGCGTTACACTGCCAAATAAATAGCTAAAAACAGTAGCACCTGCTCCACCCATACTAATGAGTATCGTCGCTAGTCCAATGCCAAAAGAAAGAATAACCGCAAGCGATACCTCCGCATATTGATGAAACTCTTTACGCAGTATCTCAATAGCAAAAGAGGCTGCTAAGGTGAATAGTAATGCCGTATAGATAGGATAAAAGTTTAGTAATATTCCTCCAGCAACGCCTGCTAAAGCAACATGCGACAATGTATCACCAATCATCGACAGTCGCCTTAAGGTCAAAAAAATCCCTATTGATGGGCATATAAGTGCTACAAAAATACCTGCGATTAATGCTCGCTGCATAAAGCCGTATTGCATTATTTCCGGCATTTTATCTCTCCTTAATGCTTATGACGCAATATTTTTGTTTTTTCTCCATAAATACTTTCAAGATACTCTTCTGGTCTAAATGTCTGAGAATCATGCACATATATTTTTCCATTACCCATACAAGCTATATGGCTTGTTCTTTCGCTAATTACTCCTACGTCATGAGATACCATCACTAACGTTATTCCCATCTTTTGATTTAATTTTTCCATCAGTGCATAGAATTTTTCTTGAGACTCAAAATCTACTCCTACTAATGGCTCATCCATAAAAATCACTTGAGGAGAGTTAACCAATGTACGCGCAATAAACACACGTTGTTGCTGCCCTCCCGAAAGTTTACCAATTTGTCGCTTCGCATAATCTTGCATCCCTACAATCTCTAATGCATCTTTCAGTTTTTTCTTATGCTTTTCTGTCATCCATTTCAAAACGCCCATCTGACTAATTAGATTGGCACTAACAATTTCCTCAACGGTTGCTGGAAAGCCCATATTAAACTCTCTTACGTTTTGCGGGATATAGCCTATTTTACTCCATTGGTTAAATTCCTGAACAGGCGTACCCAGAAGCTGACAAGAACCAGCATTGGGTTTTATCAGCCCTAAGATCAGCTTAAGAAAGGTACTCTTAGCTGATCCATTAGGTCCAACAATGCCCCAAAACTGCCCTTGATTGATTGTAAGATCGACGTCAGTTAGAAGCATTGTATCATCATAACCAAAAGTCATTTTTTCTATTTTGACAACTTCTGCCACCTTCATCACCTCACTTTAGAAACCTTTACTATTCTGTTAATGCTTTCCGGATTGCTTCTGCATTTTTTTTCATCAAACTAATATAATCTTCTTCTGATACCTTTTGTTCAGGTGTTAAGCCTTCTAAATTGTATAACATCAGAGGCTCCAACCCAGCTTCTTCAGCAAGCACTTCTGCTGTTCTCGGATTAGCTAGAGATTCAAAAAAAATATAGGTAAGTTCGTTTTCTCTTGCTAGCTTTGTTAACTCAGCCAGTCTACCCGGATTAGGCTCCGCATGAGGTGTAATACCAGTAACAGCAATTTCTTTTATTCCATGTCTATCGGCTAAGTAACCAAAAGCAGAATGAGAAACAAGGATAATGTTTGTGTGAGCTTCCTCCATTATTGATTTAAACTCATTATTTAGATCCAATAGCTTCGCTTCAAAGTCCCTAAAATTGAGTTCATATTCGTGGTGACGATCCGGGTCCATCTGTGCAAAAATTTCTTTTATTTCTTCTGCTATCTTTATAACATTGATAGGGTCTGTCCATATATGTGGATCAAATTCACCATGGTCATGGTTGTGATGATGATCATGGTTGTGGTCGTGGTCGTGATCATGGTCGTGATCATGATCGTACTTACGACCTTCTACTAAATCACTGGCTTGTACCACAACAATATCTGTATCCTTTATTAACTCCAGCACATCTGCTATCCAAGGCTCCATATCAAATCCGTTAAAAATAAACACATCAGACTCTTCAAGTTCAATAAGGTCTCTGGGAGATGGCTCGTAACTGTGAGGATCTGCTCCATCAGGAACCATTTGCTTGACAATGATATTTGCCCCTCCTATCGTCTTTGAAAAGTCATAATATGGATAAAAGCTAACCGTCACTTTAATTGGTTCTTTTGCCTCCATTTTTTCTAATTGTTTTTCTGTCTGGCTTATGTTTTCTCCTTCTACTTGTACACTATCATCACCTTCATTTCCGCATCCAGTAGCCCATATAGAAATGAAAATAAGCAAACTAATCGCCACTATTTTTGCCTTTCCTTTCATCTATACCCCTCCTTCATGTTTTTATAATCTCTTTACTTCTTTTTAAGTTTTTTTCTTTCTTTTTATGTTTTTTTCAATTTGAAAAGTTGCTTTACAAAGACAATTTTGCAACTCATTTGCATTTACTTTAACTATTATACCCTATCTCTCTTATCTTAACAATATGATTCTATTAGCATGAAAGAAATCTTCGTTATGTCCTGTTGACATTCAGGTACTTCAATGATAAAATTAACCGCATAGGAGGTGATCTTTATGGCAGGTGTTTTTCATTTATCTGAAATGCTATCATTAGCACTGCATAGCATGGTTTATATAGCAACTTCAGACGACGAGTACATTAATGTAAAACAAATTGCAGCTTCTACTGGTGCTTCGGAAGCTCATCTCTCTAAGGTTTTACAGAGACTTTCTAAAGGACGAATTATCCATTCCGTCCGAGGCCCACGTGGAGGCTTTGCGTTAGCATTGCCACCGGAAGAGATATCTTTTCTGGATATTTACGAAATAATTGAAGGACCAGCTGTTATTGAAGGTTGTCCTAATCATCGAAAGGCCTGTCCTTTTAACAATTGTATTTTCAAAGGGATTCCAGAAAAAATGAATCGTCAATTTCTTGATTACTTAAAGCAGCATCGTCTTTCTGATTTCATTGATTCTCGCAAAAAAATAAGTCCAGATCATCAAGTGGTCTAGTTTTTAGACCATATGATCTGTATTTATTTAATTTAATTAAGGTATTGTCGTACCTTAAAGCCCTTTTCAAACAGAGTCATTTTATCAACAACTTAATAGGTTGTGATAAAAATATATTATTAAAAACTAAGGAGGAATAAAAATGAGTATGTTCTGTTATCAGTGTCAGGAAACATCTAAAAACAAAGCATGTGAAGTGATTGGCGTATGTGGAAAAAAAGAGGATGTATCAAATTTACAGGATCTTTTAATGTATGTTGTAAAAGGCATCTCTCAAATTGTCCAAAGAAAAGAGCTTGATGTAAAAAATCTTCACAGCATCAATCAGGAAGTTTTTACAAGCATTTTTATGACAATTACAAATGCAAATTTTGACAAAGCAGCTTTTGAAAAGCAAATAACGAAAATGATGACACTTCGTAATCAACTGGTGCAAAATGTAAATACCGATGACCTTCATGATGCTGCTTCCTTCACGTTATCAAGCATTGAAGAAATGCATAAAAAAGCTTCCAGCCCTGAAGTTGGTATTTTAGCAACAGAAAATGAAGACATCAGATCCTTGCGTGAACTAATTACTTACGGTGTTAAAGGGATCGCCGCTTATGGTGAGCATGCGTTGAACATTGGCCAAGAAGATCATCAACTATACGCATTTATGTATGAAGCGCTAGCAGCAACTCTTAATGATCAATTATCTGTAGATGATTTAGTTGCTTTAACGATGAAAACTGGTGAATATGGTGTGAAAGTCATGGCACTTCTCGATAATGCCAACACTTCTAAATATGGCAATCCAGAAATTACCGAAGTGAACATTGGTGTGCGAAATAACCCAGCAATTCTTATTTCTGGTCATGATTTAGTGGACCTTGAAGCATTATTAGAACAAACTCAAGATACAGGTGTTGACGTATATACTCATGGAGAAATGCTTCCCGGTCATTATTATCCAGCTTTCAAAAAATATGATCATTTTGTCGGAAATTATGGTGGTTCCTGGTGGGAGCAAGTTACTGAATTTGAAACTTTTAATGGTCCGATTCTTTTTACAACCAATTGCATTGTGCCTCCTAAATCAGAAGAAGTAAAAGAACGGATCTACACCACCGGTGCAGCAGGTTATCCTGGGTGTCAGCATATTACAGCTGATGAACAACGTAAAAAAGATTTTACAAAAATAATTGAACATGCAAAATCCTTAAAAGCTCCACAAGAAATAGAAA
This genomic interval from Tindallia magadiensis contains the following:
- a CDS encoding lysylphosphatidylglycerol synthase transmembrane domain-containing protein translates to MSRIQKGIATILGSLLVLLLIWQTDIASVIDGFKSVSTKTLLLLVFLQIITQVLIAYQWKRLAWSNHREVTTRQMLQMNMAGSFVESITPSVKLGGEAVKVWWLKERLRWTGEEATSLLMVQKSISGLVFLGYTLLLSSLYLLHFWTNISIEWAWNFSENHWKYLLCYAGFLVFISTIGIYAYKMLKRKHVDKIKSIGKIRDGLQNYWLRIRADKVEMTVQLVLASVIWFLYPLKMIILTADLGIDVRFWVAAAVVFIAYTVAMIPALPGSVGTFEGTMVGLLTIAGMSPSLALALTLIFRTITFWLVCLISGLTTGCFHIREVKNKRYKVFSG
- a CDS encoding ferrous iron transporter B → MNCHSTQSELEPKASGYRILLMGNPNVGKSVIFSKLTGVEVESANYTGTTVSFTKGDWQFRGKQGDLIDVPGTYSLDASSEAEKVAIDMVKQEAADAIIVVLDATNLERNLFFASQIQHLSTEMLKKPIPVIFALNMIDVAKRQGITINVDSLQKYLDAPVIPTVAVRNIGLSELMEATIQSIEEKRSFQKKEWAKSEDDRWIWVGKVIREVQLVEHRHPTWLEKLGDATMRPFPGIPIAFLVMSIALGIVVGGGKGLRGAILLPLVHQVIVPFLDRIVQLFVTEGILYNVLMGEYGMLVKGIEWPFALILPYVLLFYVVLSFMEDSGYLPRLGVLVDGVFRKLGIQGGNIVPMIMGYGCAIPAILGTRAATTQKERLMVASMVAFAVPCAAQTGAFIALLGDHSVFLLIAVYLVSFAAIFASGMMLNRFIPGKSDPMLLEIPNLLLPDRQTLVKKIKLRVKHFIVEAEVPMVLGVGFAALLAETGALVQVGVVLSPLVEGWLGLPPEATLGLILGIVRRELAVLPLLELGLSSVQLFTGAVVALFYMPCLAVLGVLVKEFGAKIGLLVAVGTTISAFILGGLFFQVANIVTAIIS
- a CDS encoding FeoA family protein, which encodes MSLYTMKKKCQCIIESLPEVPLLDAMGFRKGQSIALKTKQPFGGPVVVAIGNRSFALARELAEQIIVKEDA
- a CDS encoding DUF2325 domain-containing protein; the protein is MKALLVGADRLGSIPNALQSFGIEEYVHWTGRKKGMRKMDIPEQTDLVIIFTDFIEHNMTQLVKEKAKQMSIPCVFSKRASSDLVHRLEACKHCPLNPNNQTKGRKH
- a CDS encoding metal ABC transporter permease, encoding MPEIMQYGFMQRALIAGIFVALICPSIGIFLTLRRLSMIGDTLSHVALAGVAGGILLNFYPIYTALLFTLAASFAIEILRKEFHQYAEVSLAVILSFGIGLATILISMGGAGATVFSYLFGSVTLVSYQDLVSISILGGIILATVLFYYRSLFYMAFDETAARLAGVPVKRINFIFTVLVAMTISISMRIVGILMVSSLMVIPVATSLQLKASFRVTFIASLVFGLISVMGGLVISFYASLAPGGTIVMTSVAVLILVVVMKKLV
- a CDS encoding metal ABC transporter ATP-binding protein — translated: MAEVVKIEKMTFGYDDTMLLTDVDLTINQGQFWGIVGPNGSAKSTFLKLILGLIKPNAGSCQLLGTPVQEFNQWSKIGYIPQNVREFNMGFPATVEEIVSANLISQMGVLKWMTEKHKKKLKDALEIVGMQDYAKRQIGKLSGGQQQRVFIARTLVNSPQVIFMDEPLVGVDFESQEKFYALMEKLNQKMGITLVMVSHDVGVISERTSHIACMGNGKIYVHDSQTFRPEEYLESIYGEKTKILRHKH
- a CDS encoding metal ABC transporter solute-binding protein, Zn/Mn family, whose amino-acid sequence is MKGKAKIVAISLLIFISIWATGCGNEGDDSVQVEGENISQTEKQLEKMEAKEPIKVTVSFYPYYDFSKTIGGANIIVKQMVPDGADPHSYEPSPRDLIELEESDVFIFNGFDMEPWIADVLELIKDTDIVVVQASDLVEGRKYDHDHDHDHDHDHNHDHHHNHDHGEFDPHIWTDPINVIKIAEEIKEIFAQMDPDRHHEYELNFRDFEAKLLDLNNEFKSIMEEAHTNIILVSHSAFGYLADRHGIKEIAVTGITPHAEPNPGRLAELTKLARENELTYIFFESLANPRTAEVLAEEAGLEPLMLYNLEGLTPEQKVSEEDYISLMKKNAEAIRKALTE
- a CDS encoding RrF2 family transcriptional regulator, whose product is MAGVFHLSEMLSLALHSMVYIATSDDEYINVKQIAASTGASEAHLSKVLQRLSKGRIIHSVRGPRGGFALALPPEEISFLDIYEIIEGPAVIEGCPNHRKACPFNNCIFKGIPEKMNRQFLDYLKQHRLSDFIDSRKKISPDHQVV
- the hcp gene encoding hydroxylamine reductase, producing the protein MSMFCYQCQETSKNKACEVIGVCGKKEDVSNLQDLLMYVVKGISQIVQRKELDVKNLHSINQEVFTSIFMTITNANFDKAAFEKQITKMMTLRNQLVQNVNTDDLHDAASFTLSSIEEMHKKASSPEVGILATENEDIRSLRELITYGVKGIAAYGEHALNIGQEDHQLYAFMYEALAATLNDQLSVDDLVALTMKTGEYGVKVMALLDNANTSKYGNPEITEVNIGVRNNPAILISGHDLVDLEALLEQTQDTGVDVYTHGEMLPGHYYPAFKKYDHFVGNYGGSWWEQVTEFETFNGPILFTTNCIVPPKSEEVKERIYTTGAAGYPGCQHITADEQRKKDFTKIIEHAKSLKAPQEIETGKIIGGFAHHQVMALADQVIDAVKSGKIKKFFVMAGCDGRMKSRDYYTRFAEDLPKDTVILTAGCAKYRYNKLNLGDINGIPRVLDAGQCNDSYSLAVIALKLKEVFELEDINELPIAYNIAWYEQKAVIVLLALLYLGVKNIHLGPTLPAFLSENVAKVLVDNFNITGISTVEKDMDHLLG